In the Helianthus annuus cultivar XRQ/B chromosome 11, HanXRQr2.0-SUNRISE, whole genome shotgun sequence genome, one interval contains:
- the LOC110890966 gene encoding uncharacterized protein LOC110890966 isoform X2: MYITSHTRNMAVMMKSQIHGFLSLRSASSSLSLRRTALPPRPLILRACASNPDHDRFFILKKGAVVKLRIKEVLEAASQEAEADIEADLYAAEDSEIHEVVEKRPKSLWGFVSREVINAILGVEMFAMLGMCIGFKNWVKQYPIVPILLFVSVIALKYALYKTGE, encoded by the exons ATGTACATTACCTCCCACACGCGCAATATGGCGGTTATGATGAAATCTCAAATTCATGGATT TTTGAGCCTGAGATCTGCATCATCGTCACTTAGCCTCAGGAG AACTGCTTTGCCTCCTCGCCCTCTTATTTTGAGGGCGTGTGCATCTAATCCCGACCATGATCG ATTTTTTATCTTGAAAAAAGGGGCAGTAGTAAAACTGAGAATCAAGGAGGTTTTGGAGGCTGCTTCTCAGGAGGCTGAAGCTGACATTGAAGCTGATCTTTATGCTGCTGAAGATTCCGAGATTCATGAAGTGGTG GAGAAGAGGCCAAAGAGTCTTTGGGGATTTGTGTCTCGTGAGGTCATAAATGCAATTTTGGGCGTCGAGATGTTTGCAATGTTGGGCATGTGCATCGGTTTCAAAAATTGGGTGAAACAATACCCAATAGTACCGATTTTGTTGTTTGTTTCGGTGATCGCTTTGAAGTATGCATTGTATAAAACAG GTGAATGA
- the LOC110890966 gene encoding uncharacterized protein LOC110890966 isoform X1 — protein MYITSHTRNMAVMMKSQIHGFLSLRSASSSLSLRRTALPPRPLILRACASNPDHDRFFILKKGAVVKLRIKEVLEAASQEAEADIEADLYAAEDSEIHEVVEKRPKSLWGFVSREVINAILGVEMFAMLGMCIGFKNWVKQYPIVPILLFVSVIALKYALYKTGGWGVCIVHP, from the exons ATGTACATTACCTCCCACACGCGCAATATGGCGGTTATGATGAAATCTCAAATTCATGGATT TTTGAGCCTGAGATCTGCATCATCGTCACTTAGCCTCAGGAG AACTGCTTTGCCTCCTCGCCCTCTTATTTTGAGGGCGTGTGCATCTAATCCCGACCATGATCG ATTTTTTATCTTGAAAAAAGGGGCAGTAGTAAAACTGAGAATCAAGGAGGTTTTGGAGGCTGCTTCTCAGGAGGCTGAAGCTGACATTGAAGCTGATCTTTATGCTGCTGAAGATTCCGAGATTCATGAAGTGGTG GAGAAGAGGCCAAAGAGTCTTTGGGGATTTGTGTCTCGTGAGGTCATAAATGCAATTTTGGGCGTCGAGATGTTTGCAATGTTGGGCATGTGCATCGGTTTCAAAAATTGGGTGAAACAATACCCAATAGTACCGATTTTGTTGTTTGTTTCGGTGATCGCTTTGAAGTATGCATTGTATAAAACAG GTGGTTGGGGAGTTTGTATTGTTCACCCATGA